In one window of Posidoniimonas corsicana DNA:
- a CDS encoding response regulator, translated as MKRRLANHYRELHVRTDRMFAVLMLIQWIGGIAMALLVSPHTWIGAQQQVHPHVMMAVLGGGVLAAMPIAMAVFYAGRPATRIVIACSQVLFSALLIHLSGGRIETHFHVFGSLAFLAAYRDPLVLAPATLIVAADHLVRGWWWPESVFGVATASEWRWLEHAAWVMFEDIVLLIVILQSRREMLNLAVHTERLEQREEELQHAIEEAERANRTKSKFLANMSHEIRTPLNGILGFTEVLIRDRERISDEEHDEHLTTIRRSGQHLLTLINDVLDISKIEADQLHVEKIPCSPHQIIADTISVLRVGATEKGIGLDYRWEGAVPAAIETDPYRLKQLLLNLVGNAIKFTDQGSVVLVARVDRSGAEPALLIEVRDTGVGIPQDKLDAVFQPFVQADDSVTRKYGGTGLGLSIGKKIAEALGGGLTATSVVGQGSTFVARVATGALTETEEPQPEQHSPAGDVSAQVTSASDFNGLRVLVVDDGDTNRKLLRLLLERGGAKVRMAENGQVAVDLASQTHFDVILMDMQMPVLDGYAATARLREHGFNGPIIALTAHAMKGDREKCERAGCTGYLSKPVDAEQLHEALSSQCPPAAAPAPAQHESTDAIRSLLPTDDEEIREIVAEFLDTLETKVTDMERAWDTGDLDELAQLAHWLRGAAGTVGFGCFTQPAADLEQAVRGDGPPAADAPLKTIQQLKKRLVL; from the coding sequence GATCGGCGGGATCGCGATGGCGCTGTTGGTTTCGCCGCACACCTGGATCGGCGCCCAGCAGCAGGTGCACCCGCACGTGATGATGGCGGTGCTGGGCGGCGGCGTGCTGGCGGCGATGCCGATCGCGATGGCGGTGTTCTACGCCGGCCGACCCGCCACGCGGATCGTGATCGCGTGCAGCCAGGTGCTGTTCTCCGCGCTGCTGATCCACCTGAGTGGCGGCCGCATCGAGACCCACTTCCACGTGTTCGGCTCGCTGGCGTTCCTGGCCGCCTACCGGGACCCGCTGGTCCTGGCGCCCGCCACGCTGATCGTCGCCGCGGACCACCTGGTGCGCGGTTGGTGGTGGCCGGAGTCGGTGTTCGGCGTCGCGACCGCGTCGGAATGGCGGTGGCTGGAGCACGCCGCCTGGGTGATGTTCGAGGACATCGTGCTGCTGATCGTGATCCTGCAGAGCCGCCGCGAGATGCTGAACCTGGCCGTGCACACCGAACGCCTTGAGCAGCGAGAGGAAGAGCTTCAGCACGCTATCGAGGAGGCCGAGCGCGCCAACCGGACCAAGAGCAAGTTCCTGGCCAACATGAGCCACGAGATCCGCACCCCGCTCAACGGCATCCTGGGCTTCACGGAGGTCCTGATCCGTGACCGGGAGCGGATCTCCGACGAGGAGCACGACGAGCATCTCACCACCATCCGCCGCAGCGGGCAGCACCTGCTGACGCTCATCAACGACGTGCTGGACATCTCGAAGATCGAGGCCGACCAGCTGCACGTCGAGAAGATCCCGTGCTCGCCCCACCAGATCATCGCCGACACCATCTCGGTGCTGCGGGTCGGCGCCACCGAGAAGGGGATCGGGCTCGACTACCGCTGGGAAGGGGCCGTGCCGGCCGCCATCGAGACCGACCCGTACCGGCTCAAGCAGCTGCTGCTGAACCTGGTAGGCAACGCCATCAAGTTCACCGACCAGGGCTCCGTGGTGCTTGTCGCGCGGGTCGACCGGTCGGGGGCGGAGCCCGCGCTTCTGATCGAGGTCCGCGACACCGGCGTGGGGATCCCGCAGGACAAGCTGGACGCCGTGTTCCAGCCGTTCGTCCAGGCCGACGACTCGGTCACCCGGAAGTACGGCGGCACCGGACTCGGCCTGTCGATCGGCAAGAAGATCGCCGAGGCCCTGGGCGGCGGCCTGACCGCGACCAGCGTGGTGGGGCAGGGCAGCACGTTCGTGGCCCGCGTCGCGACCGGCGCCCTCACCGAAACCGAAGAGCCGCAGCCCGAGCAGCACTCCCCGGCCGGCGACGTCAGCGCCCAGGTCACCTCCGCGTCCGACTTCAACGGCCTGCGGGTGCTGGTCGTCGACGACGGCGACACCAACCGCAAGCTGCTCCGTCTGCTGCTGGAGCGTGGCGGCGCGAAGGTCCGCATGGCGGAGAACGGCCAGGTCGCGGTCGACCTGGCTTCCCAGACACACTTCGACGTGATCCTGATGGACATGCAGATGCCCGTGCTGGACGGCTACGCCGCCACGGCTCGGCTCCGCGAACACGGCTTCAACGGCCCCATCATCGCGCTGACCGCGCACGCGATGAAGGGCGACCGCGAGAAGTGTGAGCGGGCCGGCTGCACGGGCTACCTGTCCAAGCCGGTCGACGCCGAACAACTGCACGAGGCGCTCTCTTCGCAGTGCCCTCCCGCGGCCGCCCCGGCACCCGCGCAGCACGAGTCCACCGACGCCATCCGGTCGCTGCTGCCCACCGACGACGAGGAAATCCGTGAGATCGTGGCCGAATTCCTCGACACCCTCGAGACCAAGGTCACGGACATGGAGCGGGCTTGGGACACCGGCGACCTGGACGAGCTGGCCCAGCTTGCCCACTGGCTGAGGGGCGCCGCCGGCACGGTCGGCTTCGGGTGCTTCACCCAGCCGGCAGCCGACCTGGAACAGGCCGTCCGCGGCGACGGCCCCCCGGCCGCCGACGCCCCGCTCAAGACGATTCAGCAGCTCAAGAAACGGCTCGTGCTGTAG
- a CDS encoding HD domain-containing phosphohydrolase translates to MNDSPAIPHHQTAFAAAPAPADAHAASNGPACDGKIVVVDDEPVNVKVVSRLLRIEGYTQFSSTSDARDALRLIHDESPDVVLLDLMMPHVSGLEILAALRQDEQTRHTPVVILTASTDRETRIEALRGGANDFLNKPIDPSELAPRVGNLLTLKRHQDRLRDYSRDLEAAVRQRTAELEASRRDILHCLARAAEFRDDDTGHHILRVGRYARLIAEGLGKDAEYLDRVEQAAQLHDVGKIGVADAILKKPGQLSEQEFELMQKHSALGKRVLQRMSPQDELTLRRHADIGSKVLSVGSSPVLEMATRIALTHHERWDGSGYPLGLQGEDIPLEGRITAVADVFDALSTRRCYKDAIPTSTCFDMMSKERGTHFDPTVLDAFFAKRSEVIDVQMQYADDT, encoded by the coding sequence ATGAACGACTCCCCCGCGATCCCCCACCACCAGACGGCCTTCGCCGCGGCCCCCGCGCCCGCCGACGCCCACGCGGCGTCGAACGGCCCGGCGTGCGACGGCAAGATTGTCGTCGTCGACGACGAGCCCGTGAACGTCAAGGTGGTCTCGCGCCTGCTCCGCATCGAGGGCTACACCCAGTTCTCCTCGACCTCCGACGCCCGGGACGCGCTGCGCCTGATCCACGACGAGTCGCCGGACGTGGTGCTGCTTGACTTGATGATGCCGCACGTCAGCGGCCTGGAGATCCTCGCGGCGCTGCGGCAGGACGAGCAGACGCGTCACACCCCGGTGGTGATCCTGACCGCGTCGACCGACCGCGAGACGCGTATCGAGGCCCTCCGCGGCGGCGCGAACGACTTCCTGAACAAGCCGATCGACCCCAGCGAGCTGGCGCCGCGGGTGGGCAACCTGCTCACCCTCAAACGCCACCAGGACCGGCTGCGCGACTACTCCCGCGACCTCGAGGCCGCCGTCCGCCAACGCACCGCCGAGCTCGAGGCCTCGCGCCGCGACATCCTGCACTGCCTGGCCCGCGCGGCCGAGTTCCGCGACGACGACACCGGCCACCACATCCTCCGAGTGGGCCGCTACGCGCGGCTGATCGCCGAGGGGCTGGGCAAGGACGCCGAGTACCTGGACCGCGTCGAACAGGCCGCCCAGCTGCACGACGTGGGCAAGATCGGCGTCGCGGACGCGATCCTCAAGAAGCCCGGCCAGCTCAGCGAGCAGGAGTTTGAGCTGATGCAGAAGCACAGCGCGCTCGGCAAGCGGGTGCTGCAGCGGATGTCGCCGCAGGACGAGCTGACGCTCCGCCGCCACGCCGACATCGGCTCGAAGGTGCTCAGCGTCGGTAGCTCGCCCGTTCTCGAGATGGCCACCCGGATCGCGCTGACCCACCACGAGCGGTGGGACGGCTCGGGCTACCCGCTGGGCCTGCAGGGCGAGGACATCCCGCTGGAGGGCCGGATCACCGCCGTGGCGGACGTGTTCGACGCGCTCAGCACCCGTCGCTGCTATAAGGACGCGATCCCGACCAGCACCTGCTTCGACATGATGAGCAAGGAGCGCGGAACCCACTTCGACCCCACCGTCCTCGACGCGTTCTTCGCCAAGCGTTCCGAGGTGATCGATGTGCAGATGCAGTACGCCGACGACACCTGA
- a CDS encoding glycoside hydrolase family 3 N-terminal domain-containing protein, which translates to MRASVVLSLVCCLIGGPAAAQNPAPKTALKTSSGHTQRTPAAELRFADQAESQSDGDLSQRVRRLVEAMTLEEKIGQMCQVTVYGQELPEAVAQAVRAGEVGSIFYTGPNDLDRAAQRIAVHESRLGIPLVVCRDVVHGFRTIFPIPLGQAASWDPELVEEAAAIAAAEASGQGVHWTFAPMVDICRDARWGRIAESLGEDPVLAGALAAAMVRGFQEPSEELGSPGIAACAKHFVGYGLSEGGRDYNRAMVSNSELHNVFLAPFKASADAGLMTLMTAFNDVNGVPASGNQPLLRGVLRDDWGFDGVVVSDYESITEMIAHGYSTDPVQAAQQAVRAGVDMEMVSLSYHDTLAEQVRAGGLSESLIDEAVSRILTLKLRLNLGERAEAQRGESRLTKHSRRVARELACRSLVLLKNEGGLLPLDASGDRRVAVIGPLADAPGEQLGCWMLDGREDESVTPLASLRDEFGDEQVTYVRALESSVAPDSPSAAGGGIEAAVRAAEAADVAILFVGEDAWLSGEARCRADIALPGDQSKLVEAVAATGTPTVMVVVAGRPLNIQRELRQCDATLYAWHPGTMAGPAAADVLLGRHNPSGRLPVSMPKQVGQLPLYYNHTSTGRPSPREIRSPQLTPGSDFVEDAKFKSHYLDVDPFPLFPFGYGLSYTTFQYGDIELTTDRLGPGQTLGVRVEVTNTGARAGEETAQLYIQDVVADLVRPVRELKAFRRVALEPGESTVVEFALQPDDLAYFDNQAERRIEAGEFRVWVGPHCESELPSAAFSYTP; encoded by the coding sequence ATGCGTGCAAGCGTTGTTCTGTCGCTGGTTTGCTGCCTCATCGGCGGCCCGGCCGCCGCGCAGAATCCCGCGCCCAAGACCGCCCTCAAGACCTCTTCCGGCCACACGCAGCGGACGCCGGCGGCCGAGCTGAGGTTCGCCGACCAGGCAGAGTCGCAGTCGGACGGTGACCTCTCGCAGCGGGTACGCCGGCTGGTTGAGGCGATGACGCTCGAGGAGAAGATCGGCCAGATGTGCCAGGTGACCGTCTACGGGCAGGAGCTGCCCGAGGCGGTCGCGCAGGCGGTGCGGGCGGGGGAGGTTGGCTCGATCTTCTACACCGGTCCCAACGACTTGGACCGCGCGGCGCAACGGATCGCGGTGCACGAGTCGAGGCTCGGCATCCCGCTGGTCGTCTGCCGCGACGTCGTGCACGGCTTCCGCACCATCTTCCCGATCCCGCTAGGCCAGGCGGCCAGCTGGGACCCCGAGTTGGTAGAGGAGGCCGCCGCGATCGCCGCCGCCGAGGCGAGCGGGCAGGGCGTGCACTGGACGTTTGCGCCGATGGTCGACATCTGCCGCGATGCTCGTTGGGGGCGGATCGCCGAGTCGTTGGGCGAAGACCCGGTGCTGGCGGGCGCCCTGGCCGCGGCGATGGTGCGCGGCTTTCAGGAGCCCAGCGAGGAACTCGGGAGCCCGGGCATCGCCGCATGCGCCAAGCACTTTGTCGGCTACGGCCTATCGGAGGGGGGGCGCGACTACAACCGTGCGATGGTTTCTAACAGCGAGCTGCACAACGTCTTCCTGGCGCCGTTCAAGGCCTCGGCCGACGCCGGGCTGATGACCCTCATGACCGCCTTCAACGACGTCAACGGCGTCCCGGCGAGCGGCAACCAACCTCTGCTCCGCGGCGTGCTGCGTGACGACTGGGGCTTCGACGGCGTGGTGGTGAGCGACTACGAGTCCATCACCGAGATGATCGCCCACGGCTACTCGACCGACCCGGTCCAGGCGGCGCAGCAGGCCGTCCGCGCCGGCGTAGACATGGAGATGGTGAGCCTCTCGTACCACGACACCCTGGCCGAGCAGGTCCGGGCAGGCGGGTTGTCAGAGTCGCTGATCGACGAGGCGGTCTCGCGTATCCTCACGCTCAAGCTCCGCCTGAACCTGGGAGAGCGGGCCGAGGCCCAGCGCGGCGAGTCCCGGCTGACCAAGCATTCCCGCCGGGTCGCCCGCGAGCTGGCCTGCCGCAGCCTCGTGCTGCTGAAGAACGAAGGGGGACTGCTGCCGCTGGACGCCAGCGGTGACCGCCGCGTTGCGGTGATCGGCCCCCTGGCCGACGCGCCGGGCGAGCAGCTCGGCTGCTGGATGCTCGACGGCCGCGAGGACGAGAGCGTCACGCCGCTGGCCTCGCTGCGCGATGAGTTTGGCGATGAGCAGGTCACCTACGTGCGGGCGCTGGAAAGCTCGGTCGCGCCGGACTCGCCGTCCGCGGCCGGCGGCGGCATCGAGGCGGCCGTCCGCGCCGCCGAGGCGGCCGACGTGGCGATCCTGTTCGTCGGCGAGGACGCCTGGCTCAGCGGCGAGGCGCGGTGCCGGGCGGACATCGCGCTGCCGGGCGATCAGTCGAAGCTGGTCGAGGCGGTCGCCGCCACCGGCACGCCAACCGTCATGGTGGTGGTGGCGGGGCGGCCGCTCAACATCCAGCGGGAGCTGCGGCAGTGCGACGCGACGCTGTACGCGTGGCACCCGGGGACGATGGCGGGTCCCGCCGCGGCGGACGTGCTGCTGGGGCGGCACAACCCCTCGGGCCGCCTGCCGGTGAGCATGCCCAAGCAGGTTGGCCAACTGCCGCTCTACTACAACCACACCAGCACCGGCCGCCCGAGCCCGCGTGAGATCCGATCGCCACAGCTCACCCCGGGGTCCGACTTTGTGGAGGACGCCAAGTTCAAGTCGCACTACCTGGACGTCGACCCGTTCCCCCTGTTCCCGTTCGGGTACGGGCTCAGCTACACCACCTTCCAGTACGGCGATATCGAGCTCACCACCGATCGGCTCGGCCCGGGGCAGACGCTGGGCGTGCGGGTCGAGGTGACCAACACCGGCGCGCGGGCCGGCGAGGAGACCGCGCAGCTCTACATCCAGGACGTCGTCGCCGACCTGGTGCGGCCCGTCCGCGAGCTCAAGGCGTTCCGCCGGGTGGCGCTCGAGCCGGGCGAGTCGACGGTCGTCGAGTTTGCTCTCCAGCCGGACGACCTGGCGTACTTCGATAACCAAGCCGAGCGACGGATCGAAGCCGGCGAGTTCCGGGTGTGGGTGGGCCCGCACTGCGAGTCGGAGCTGCCGTCCGCCGCGTTCTCCTACACGCCTTAG
- a CDS encoding PEP-CTERM sorting domain-containing protein yields MAALMLFAGASGAQELLTNGGLDSPGAGLVIDDWTIDYFKTFTGPSTDGVTLEPWADRLGDAGEFGAFFKAFQGNNTTGDLANVSITQDVAATAGVAYTLSGWARGEDNYSGLIPSTATETLLAIDFDDDGDATNGVLSTVVTDLVAAGLNNDWLQYDVSGVAPAGTTVARARVSMLNAYNNPDGGGQAFIVDDLSLTGVPEPAALGLLALGIVAGLSGRRRAA; encoded by the coding sequence GTGGCTGCTCTGATGCTCTTTGCCGGCGCCAGCGGCGCGCAAGAACTGCTGACCAACGGCGGCCTCGATTCGCCCGGCGCCGGTCTGGTCATCGACGACTGGACCATCGACTACTTCAAGACCTTCACCGGCCCGTCGACGGACGGCGTCACGCTCGAGCCCTGGGCGGACCGGCTCGGCGACGCGGGCGAGTTTGGCGCCTTCTTCAAGGCGTTCCAGGGCAACAACACCACCGGCGACCTGGCCAATGTCAGCATCACGCAGGATGTGGCGGCTACAGCGGGTGTCGCCTACACGTTGTCCGGTTGGGCCCGCGGCGAGGACAACTACTCCGGCCTGATCCCTTCGACCGCGACCGAGACCCTCCTCGCGATCGATTTCGACGACGATGGCGACGCGACCAACGGCGTCCTCTCCACGGTCGTCACCGATCTGGTCGCCGCGGGGCTGAACAACGACTGGCTCCAGTACGATGTGTCGGGCGTCGCCCCGGCCGGGACCACGGTAGCGCGGGCGCGGGTCTCGATGCTCAACGCGTACAACAACCCGGATGGCGGAGGTCAGGCGTTCATTGTTGACGACCTGAGCCTGACGGGCGTCCCCGAGCCGGCCGCGCTAGGCCTGCTGGCCCTTGGGATCGTGGCAGGGTTGAGCGGCCGCCGCCGCGCTGCCTGA
- a CDS encoding DUF1559 domain-containing protein, whose protein sequence is MDAKAERRRGAFTLVELLVVIAIIGILIALLLPAVQAAREAARRTQCVNNLKNIGLSIHNFVDTYKIFPMGGTEPDVRIENYLADSATVSTAANRKGPPNGPLKQGLGWMYQILPYLEEGAVQNLLTQEQIQQQTLTLYNCPSRRQPKISPAGVSLVDYAGVTAGPARSELGNEFDAAIANPQAHHWQAFWGSGQIGTPALPTSTTVQLAQFVGDPIQFRGVIQRADWRPDTSSAAGGVRVGFAKKMTFAKISDGTSKTLVVSEKRVDTSLLEGGSVSDNRGWADGWDYDNLRSTFFPVERDGVAESTGQFVKNHYQFGSAHSGGVNAMFGDASVSFIRYDINPELFNQLGHRHDGEVFVDEY, encoded by the coding sequence ATGGACGCGAAGGCGGAACGGCGGCGCGGCGCGTTTACTCTCGTTGAGCTCTTGGTGGTGATCGCCATCATCGGCATCCTCATCGCGCTACTCCTGCCCGCGGTGCAGGCGGCCCGCGAGGCCGCGCGGCGCACCCAGTGCGTGAACAACCTGAAGAACATCGGGTTGTCGATCCACAACTTCGTGGACACCTACAAGATCTTCCCGATGGGCGGCACCGAGCCGGACGTGCGGATCGAGAACTACCTGGCCGATTCGGCCACGGTCTCCACCGCCGCCAACCGCAAGGGACCCCCGAACGGTCCGCTGAAGCAGGGCCTGGGCTGGATGTACCAGATCCTCCCCTACCTGGAGGAGGGCGCGGTGCAGAACCTGCTGACCCAGGAGCAGATCCAGCAGCAGACGCTCACGCTCTACAACTGCCCGTCGCGGCGGCAGCCGAAGATCAGCCCGGCCGGCGTCTCGCTGGTCGACTACGCCGGCGTGACCGCCGGCCCGGCCCGGTCTGAGTTGGGCAACGAGTTCGACGCCGCGATCGCGAACCCCCAGGCCCACCACTGGCAGGCGTTCTGGGGGTCGGGGCAGATCGGCACGCCCGCGTTACCGACCTCCACCACGGTGCAGCTGGCGCAGTTTGTTGGCGACCCGATCCAGTTCCGCGGCGTGATCCAGCGGGCCGACTGGCGGCCGGACACGTCGTCGGCGGCCGGCGGCGTCCGCGTTGGGTTCGCGAAGAAGATGACCTTCGCCAAGATCTCCGACGGGACCAGCAAGACGCTCGTGGTGTCCGAGAAACGCGTGGACACCAGCCTGCTGGAGGGCGGCAGCGTGTCCGACAACCGCGGCTGGGCAGACGGCTGGGACTACGACAACCTCCGCTCCACGTTCTTCCCGGTCGAGCGGGACGGCGTCGCGGAGTCGACCGGCCAGTTCGTCAAGAACCACTACCAGTTCGGCTCGGCCCACTCGGGCGGGGTGAACGCGATGTTCGGGGACGCGTCGGTTTCGTTCATCCGGTACGACATCAACCCGGAGCTGTTCAACCAGCTCGGGCACCGCCACGACGGCGAGGTGTTTGTCGACGAGTACTAA
- a CDS encoding glucoamylase family protein, whose protein sequence is MGRPAGISRTLTRGLAVAFACVASLAYGQAAPDVLRSDGARGARRYEFSASDSELLEQIQRGCFNYFWNEVGETAQLARDFTGSEKASMAGVGFQLSALPIGVTRGWISRQEGEQRALTVLRALIARDDNRRDGVFLHFVDPEHAGPVFGRHRPEASTIDHSLFLAGAAPAAAFFGGEVAEIVATLIDQTNWRAYLTEDGRHLSMAFKPDPPFDVNGPGKLMTHHWWNASDEERLAYVVAVGSSNDAHRLPPESYYQLKRTLKAHPSGAPFVVSWSGCLFTYFFTHCWVDYGALAADDPAGFGFDLPRVDWFENSRRATLAHRAVCLENADTFSTFAEDRWGQSPCYGYTDQGRRAYLVPTQRPSLSNEQQLHGGAIAPYAAGSTIVFTPRESMQALRAFVALRGADGEPLAWDDPAQGGIGLADSFNLDNGQAFRGGVAIDAGPMLVSIENARTGLMWDLFRQHPMGERAAMRLAWQPAAD, encoded by the coding sequence GTGGGGCGCCCCGCCGGAATCTCCCGTACGCTGACTCGCGGCCTCGCGGTTGCGTTCGCCTGTGTGGCCTCGCTGGCGTACGGCCAAGCGGCCCCGGACGTCCTGCGGTCGGACGGGGCGCGCGGGGCGCGGCGCTACGAGTTCTCCGCGTCCGACAGCGAGCTGCTCGAGCAGATCCAGCGCGGCTGCTTCAACTACTTCTGGAATGAGGTCGGCGAGACCGCCCAGCTAGCCAGAGACTTCACCGGGAGCGAGAAGGCCAGCATGGCCGGCGTCGGCTTCCAGCTCTCCGCGCTGCCGATCGGCGTCACCCGAGGCTGGATCAGCCGCCAGGAGGGCGAGCAGCGGGCGCTCACCGTGCTGCGGGCGCTGATCGCGCGGGACGACAACCGCCGCGATGGCGTGTTCCTGCACTTCGTCGACCCCGAGCACGCGGGCCCCGTGTTCGGCCGGCACCGGCCCGAGGCCAGCACCATCGACCACTCGCTGTTCCTGGCCGGAGCGGCGCCGGCGGCCGCGTTCTTCGGCGGGGAGGTTGCGGAGATCGTCGCGACGCTGATCGATCAGACCAACTGGCGTGCGTACCTAACCGAGGACGGCCGCCACCTGTCGATGGCGTTCAAGCCCGACCCGCCGTTCGACGTCAACGGCCCCGGCAAGCTGATGACGCACCACTGGTGGAACGCCAGCGACGAGGAGCGGCTGGCGTACGTGGTGGCGGTCGGCTCGTCGAACGACGCCCACCGCCTGCCCCCCGAGAGCTACTACCAGCTCAAGCGGACGCTCAAGGCGCACCCGTCGGGCGCGCCGTTTGTCGTGTCGTGGAGCGGGTGCCTGTTCACCTACTTCTTCACCCACTGCTGGGTCGACTACGGCGCACTCGCCGCGGACGACCCCGCCGGGTTCGGCTTCGACCTGCCGCGCGTCGACTGGTTCGAGAACAGCCGCCGCGCGACCCTGGCCCACCGCGCGGTCTGCCTGGAGAACGCCGACACCTTCTCCACCTTCGCCGAAGACCGCTGGGGCCAGAGCCCCTGCTACGGCTACACGGACCAGGGCCGGCGGGCCTACCTGGTGCCCACGCAGCGCCCGAGCCTGAGCAACGAGCAGCAGCTCCACGGCGGCGCCATCGCCCCCTACGCCGCGGGCTCGACCATCGTCTTTACGCCGCGCGAGTCGATGCAGGCGCTGCGGGCGTTTGTCGCGTTGCGCGGCGCCGACGGCGAGCCGCTCGCGTGGGACGACCCCGCCCAGGGCGGCATCGGACTGGCGGACAGCTTCAACCTGGACAACGGCCAGGCGTTCCGGGGCGGCGTGGCGATCGACGCGGGCCCGATGCTCGTGTCGATCGAGAACGCCCGCACCGGGCTGATGTGGGACCTGTTCCGCCAGCACCCGATGGGCGAGCGGGCGGCGATGCGGCTCGCCTGGCAGCCGGCGGCCGACTGA
- a CDS encoding LacI family DNA-binding transcriptional regulator, producing the protein MPASIEDVAKLAKVSISTVSRVLNRRNVVNAATRERVEKAIRELGYRPNVFARGLMLRKSNIIGLVLPDLHGEFYSEIIRGANEKTRQLGYHLTVSAAIESDDSHDIVAAVANQGLVDGLIAMISETNAGITDALATVDVPLVVLDGDVSGARHDCVVIDQSEGAAAMMNHLIKLRPGRPVIFVGGNETNLDSIDRLKAYRAAMSGAGLAVADEHVFHLDYDYQTAFDLGVEKVAEWSRIGASVFAANDEMAAGVIDAAIDAGLNVPDQLPVVGFDDTRIAQLTRPRLTTVHVPMAIMGASAVELLLQRIEDPKRPSTKMTLQSELVVRESCGAAVKIHQPGLRGIS; encoded by the coding sequence ATGCCGGCCTCGATCGAAGACGTTGCGAAGCTCGCCAAGGTTTCGATCAGCACCGTGTCGCGGGTGCTCAACCGGCGGAACGTGGTGAACGCCGCGACGCGTGAACGCGTCGAGAAGGCGATCCGCGAGCTCGGCTACCGCCCCAACGTGTTCGCCCGCGGGCTGATGCTGCGCAAGAGCAACATCATCGGGCTCGTGCTGCCCGACCTGCACGGCGAGTTCTACTCGGAGATCATCCGCGGCGCCAACGAGAAGACGCGGCAGCTCGGCTACCACCTGACCGTGTCTGCCGCGATCGAGTCGGACGACAGCCACGACATCGTCGCCGCGGTGGCGAACCAGGGCCTGGTGGACGGGTTGATCGCGATGATCTCCGAGACCAACGCCGGCATCACCGACGCGCTGGCCACGGTCGACGTGCCGCTGGTGGTCCTCGACGGCGACGTCAGCGGCGCCCGCCACGACTGCGTGGTGATCGACCAGAGCGAGGGCGCCGCGGCGATGATGAACCACCTCATCAAGCTCCGCCCCGGCAGGCCCGTGATCTTCGTCGGCGGCAACGAGACCAACCTCGACAGCATCGACCGGCTCAAGGCGTACCGCGCCGCGATGAGCGGCGCCGGCCTGGCCGTGGCCGACGAGCACGTGTTCCACCTCGACTACGACTACCAGACCGCGTTCGACCTGGGCGTGGAGAAGGTGGCGGAGTGGTCGCGGATCGGGGCGAGCGTCTTCGCCGCGAACGACGAGATGGCCGCCGGCGTGATCGACGCCGCCATCGACGCCGGGCTCAACGTGCCCGACCAGCTGCCGGTGGTGGGCTTCGACGACACCCGCATCGCCCAGCTCACCCGCCCGCGGCTGACCACCGTGCACGTGCCCATGGCGATCATGGGCGCGTCGGCGGTGGAGCTGCTGCTGCAGCGGATCGAGGACCCCAAACGCCCCTCGACCAAGATGACGCTGCAGTCCGAGCTGGTGGTCCGCGAGTCGTGCGGTGCCGCGGTCAAGATTCACCAGCCGGGGCTGCGGGGCATCTCCTAG